A window of the Haloquadratum walsbyi C23 genome harbors these coding sequences:
- a CDS encoding MFS transporter, translating into MTKYRTLLLATVGFNFSFLIWFSFAPFTGPMADEFGLSLAEIGVLASAAIWLAPFGRILTGWLSDRFGAPTIFAIVLAYVGVFSIWSAFAESYTVFFITRLIVATAGITFVIGIQHVSEWFDASELGTAEGIYAGIGNAGAAGGALILPRVFSPGWSGPIFNTNWRAAFFYTGIVSIVLAGVYYTFGEAAKSSQKRAATKSKASLKEWIFTATRYGTVVLALAYVMTFGLELSMNGWLATYYREGFNTQNLVLASTFAATFSVAAGLLRPVGGYVSDLLARKERNIIPFFTGRYREQWTFVSLCFVVLAMFGMTLAGLTGQVLIAVSAGFLVGMGCAFSEGAIFAQVPAMFPDSSGAVAGVVGGVGTVGGIVYPLVYAAPLLPNLHTGYSIVAVSMIPIVLLAAWVFQPTVAERATDDGLVTGRDSGGVADD; encoded by the coding sequence ATGACGAAGTACCGAACGTTACTGCTCGCAACAGTCGGTTTCAATTTCTCGTTTCTGATTTGGTTTTCGTTCGCACCATTTACCGGACCGATGGCGGATGAGTTCGGTCTATCATTGGCGGAGATTGGTGTTTTGGCGAGCGCAGCGATTTGGCTGGCTCCATTTGGACGTATCCTCACGGGATGGCTCTCGGATCGGTTCGGCGCACCGACAATCTTCGCTATTGTCTTGGCGTACGTCGGAGTCTTCTCGATTTGGAGTGCGTTCGCCGAGTCGTATACTGTGTTCTTCATCACGCGATTAATCGTTGCCACAGCCGGTATCACGTTCGTGATTGGTATTCAGCATGTCTCCGAATGGTTTGATGCATCAGAACTTGGAACTGCTGAGGGAATCTACGCCGGTATCGGAAACGCCGGTGCAGCAGGTGGCGCGCTGATCCTTCCTCGGGTATTCTCGCCTGGATGGAGCGGTCCAATCTTCAACACAAACTGGCGGGCTGCGTTCTTTTATACTGGAATTGTGTCAATCGTGTTGGCAGGCGTTTACTACACCTTTGGTGAAGCCGCAAAAAGCAGTCAGAAACGTGCAGCAACCAAAAGCAAGGCAAGCCTGAAAGAGTGGATCTTCACCGCGACGCGGTACGGAACAGTGGTGCTTGCACTGGCGTATGTCATGACGTTTGGACTTGAATTATCAATGAACGGCTGGCTCGCTACGTATTACCGTGAAGGATTCAATACACAGAATCTTGTATTGGCTTCCACGTTTGCAGCGACATTCTCAGTTGCAGCTGGACTTCTCCGTCCGGTTGGGGGATATGTGAGCGATCTCCTCGCTCGAAAAGAACGAAATATAATTCCATTCTTTACTGGTCGCTATCGTGAACAGTGGACGTTTGTATCGTTGTGTTTCGTCGTGCTTGCCATGTTTGGAATGACGCTTGCGGGTCTGACCGGGCAAGTGCTCATCGCTGTCAGCGCAGGGTTCCTCGTTGGGATGGGCTGTGCGTTCTCAGAAGGAGCAATCTTCGCACAGGTACCCGCGATGTTTCCGGACAGTTCTGGTGCCGTCGCAGGCGTCGTCGGTGGAGTCGGGACTGTTGGGGGAATCGTCTATCCATTGGTGTACGCCGCGCCGTTGTTGCCAAATCTTCATACCGGATATTCCATTGTGGCTGTGTCGATGATCCCGATTGTGTTGCTAGCAGCGTGGGTCTTCCAGCCAACCGTTGCTGAGCGTGCGACTGATGACGGATTGGTTACCGGACGGGATTCTGGAGGGGTTGCTGACGATTAA